One genomic window of Bactrocera dorsalis isolate Fly_Bdor chromosome 4, ASM2337382v1, whole genome shotgun sequence includes the following:
- the LOC105222202 gene encoding hypoxia up-regulated protein 1: MLADTSIKNDTANRHRSTTSLTYIKHLFLTACLLVLASSHISGINAAAVMSVDLGTEWMKVGVVSAGVPMEIALNKESKRKTPALLAFRDGMRTFGEDGMTVGIREPAAAYGYLLDLLGKTIDNPIVDLYRKRFPYYEIIGDPERNTVIFRKSDTEQFSVEELIAQILVKAKEFAQESTSQVITECVLTVPGYFGQAEREAFLTAAELANLKVLQLINDYTAVALNYGVFHRAEINETAQYFIFYDMGAYKTSAAVVSYQLMKDKVTKETNPVIQVLGVGYDRTLGGLELQLRLRDYLAAEFNAMKKTETDVTTSPRALAKLFKEAGRVKNVLSANNDHFAQIENLLEDLDFKLQVTREKLEELGADLWPRVVKPLEQALSASGLSLDTISQVIIFGGGTRVPKVQEILKQAIKQDLGKSLNADEAATMGAVYKAADLATGFKVKKFIVKDAVIFPIQVTFERDPGDGSAVRQVKRVLFSQMNSYPQKKVITFNKHTEDFDFNVHYGDLSHLSAQEISYIGSLNISRVELQKVKELIEKHQNDVIESKGIKAYFTLDDSGIFHCAGVEYVYEKQKEDEGTLAKLGSTISKLFSKDDAKDTENSEGEDAEKLDPKNTKGETAEKKDEKDSQSANKTEETKSDDEKDKSVKNATIKLVTIKEPVEHKITQLVTIPLTGDSYEKSVEKLSSINAAESIRNRLESALNALESHVIEIQQKLDEEEYASCASSEEKEKILELCSTISDWLYEDHENPTPEMYEERLKELKKLTNVFFSRHWEHSERPEALKALDSMIDGAKKFLDSAKNLTKESNPEKDVFTQVEIETLSKVIGETSDWKKTENKAQQQLQRHDEVRLTVKDITDKMSLLDREVKYMVNKLKIWKPKVKPTKKTKKDNKTETNEKNGEGESTSGANNEEQTKEEEPESENIANEKVDQTEDKEDKTTEKPPNAEEHTPRSDL; this comes from the exons ATGTTAGCCGACACAAGTATCAAAAATGATACTGCAAACCGACATCGGAGTACCACGTCATTAACATATATTAAACACTTATTTTTAACCGCCTGCCTGCTGGTATTGGCTAGCAGCCACATATCTGGCATCAATGCTGCGGCTGTAATGTCTGTTGATCTAGGAACAGAATGGATGAAAGTTGGTGTAGTTTCTGCCGGCGTACCAATGGAAATAGCGCTTAATAAAGAATCGAAACGTAAAACACCCGCTTTATTAGCATTTCGTGATGGTATGCGCACATTTGGTGAAGATGGTATGACTGTCGGCATACGTGAACCGGCTGCAGCTTATGGCTATTTACTCGATTTGTTAGGCAAGACAATAGACAATCCAATTGTTGATTTGTACAG gaaaCGTTTCCCTTATTATGAAATTATTGGGGATCCCGAGCGCAACAcagtaatttttagaaaaagtgATACGGAGCAATTTTCTGTTGAAGAGCTAATTGCGCAAATACTTGTTAAAGCTAAGGAGTTCGCACAGGAATCCACTTCTCAGGTTATAACCGAATGCGTTCTTACGGTTCCCGGGTATTTTGGACAGGCAGAACGTgaagctttcctgactgctgcTGAATTGGCTAATCTAAAAGTTTTGCAACTAATTAATGACTATACTGCAGTAGCCCTTAACTATGGAGTATTTCACCGGGCAGAAATTAATGAGACTGCGCAATACTTCATTTTCTATGACATGGGGGCATACAAAACATCGGCAGCCGTGGTCAGTTATCAGTTAATGAAGGACAAAGTAACAAAAGAAACGAATCCGGTTATACAGGTGTTAGGTGTGGGTTACGATCGCACTTTGGGTGGACTAGAGCTTCAACTTCGTCTTCGTGACTATTTAGCTGCTGAATTCAATGCCATGAAGAAAACAGAGACTGATGTAACAACTAGCCCACGTGCACTTGCCAAACTATTCAAAGAGGCGGGTCGTGTTAAGAATGTTCTTTCAGCGAATAATGATCATTTTGCTCAAATAGAGAATTTACTAGAAGATCTAGATTTTAAACTGCAAGTAACTCGTGAAAAATTAGAGGAACTCGGTGCAGATTTATGGCCAAGAGTTGTGAAACCACTTGAACAAGCTCTCTCCGCGTCAGGACTTTCTTTGGATACTATTTCTCAAGTAATAATTTTTGGTGGTGGTACACGTGTACCTAAAGTTCAAGAAATCCTAAAGCAAGCCATTAAACAAGATTTGGGTAAGAGCTTGAATGCTGACGAGGCCGCAACTATGGGAGCAGTATACAAAGCAGCAGATTTGGCTACTGgattcaaagtaaaaaaattcattgtAAAGGACGCTGTTATATTCCCCATTCAAGTTACTTTCGAACGCGATCCTGGTGATGGCAGTGCAGTGCGCCAAGTAAAGCGTGTACTCTTTAGCCAAATGAACTCTTATCCGCAGAAAAAAGTTATTACTTTCAACAAGCACACCGAAGACTTTGACTTTAATGTTCATTATGGCGACTTAAGTCATTTATCTGCCCAAGAAATTTCCTATATTGGTTCATTGAACATATCTCGCGTGGAATTGCAAAAAGTGAAGGAACTGATTGAGAAACACCAAAATGATGTAATTGAATCTAAGGGTATTAAGGCTTACTTTACCTTAGATGATTCAGGCATATTTCATTGTGCTGGTGTGGAATATGTTTATGAAAAACAAAAGGAAGACGAAGGAACATTAGCTAAGCTTGGCAGCACCATAAGCAAACTTTTCTCAAAAGATGATGCAAAAGACACCGAAAATAGTGAGGGCGAAGATGCTGAAAAGCTAGATCCTAAAAACACTAAAGGTGAAACAGCCGAGAAGAAGGATGAAAAAGATTCTCAAAGCGCCAATAAAACTGAGGAAACTAAATCAGATGACGAAAAAGacaaaagtgttaaaaatgCTACTATTAAATTAGTTACGATTAAAGAGCCTGTGGAACATAAAATAACACAACTCGTCACCATCCCCCTAACAGGTGATTCATATGAAAAATCTGTTGAAAAATTGTCGTCGATAAATGCTGCTGAATCCATCCGCAACCGCTTAGAGTCGGCTTTGAATGCTCTTGAATCACATGTAAttgaaatacaacaaaaattagaCGAAGAAGAGTATGCTTCTTGTGCTTCGtcagaagaaaaagaaaaaattcttgaattgTGCTCAACAATATCCGATTGGCTTTATGAGGATCATGAAAATCCCACTCCGGAAATGTATGAAGAACGTTTAAAAGAGTTGAAAAAACTTACAAATGTCTTCTTTTCACGTCATTGGGAACACTCAGAACGTCCAGAAGCATTGAAGGCACTGGATAGTATGATTGATGGCGCAAAGAAATTTCTTGACAGTGCTAAAAATTTAACCAAAGAATCAAATCCTGAGAAAGATGTATTCACACAAGTCGAAATCGAAACACTCAGCAAAGTGATAGGCGAAACCAGTGACTGGAAGAAGACTGAAAACAAGGctcaacaacaactacaacgcCATGATGAAGTTCGCTTGACAGTTAAAGACATTACCGATAAAATGTCACTACTTGACCGCGAGGTAAAATATATGGTTAACAAACTAAAAATCTGGAAGCCGAAAGTAAAGCcaactaaaaaaactaaaaaggacAACAAAACTGAAACCAACGAGAAAAATGGTGAAGGAGAGAGTACGTCTGGTGCCAATAATGAAGAACAAACAAAAGAGGAAGAACCTGAATCTGAAAACATAGCAAATGAGAAAGTAGATCAGACCGAAGATAAGGAAGATAAGACAACAGAAAAACCGCCAAATGCGGAAGAACACACTCCGCGCTCCGATTTGTAA